Part of the Terriglobales bacterium genome is shown below.
AGGGCGCCGCTCCGCTCTTCTTTATGGACTATTTCGCCACCGGCAGACTCGATCCGGATATCGCCGAGAAAGTTGTCAGCGGAATTGCCGACGCCTGCAAGCACAACGGTTGCGCCCTGATTGGCGGCGAAACCGCCGAGATGCCCGGCTTCTACGCCAATCGAGAATACGATCTGGCCGGCTTCATCGTGGGCGTAGTCGAGCGCGACAAAATCATTAATGGAAAAAGTGTTCAGGTCGGGGATGTGCTGGTGGGTCTTCCCTCCAACGGATTGCATACCAATGGCTATTCCCTTGCCCGCAGGCTTTTGTTTGGCGAAGCCCGCTACTCCACCGAAACCTACGTGAACGAGCTGAAAGGCAAAGTGGGCGGCGAACTCATGAAGACCCACAAGAGCTACTGGCCGGTGGTCAAGCGGATCGTAGAAGCAGAAGCAGTATCCGCCATGGCGCACATTACCGGCGGGGGCATTACCGAGAACCTTCCGCGTGTGCTCCCCAAGGGCACGGCGGCGGTGATCCAGATGGGAAGCTGGGCGGTTCCCCCAGTCTTTACCCATATGCAGAAGCTGGGGAATCTCTCCCAGGGCGAAATGATGCGCACCTTCAATATGGGGATCGGCATGATCCTGGTAGTCCCCACCAAGAAGTTCAAAAAGGTCCAGACCATCCTCGAGCGCGCCGGTGAGAAGGGTTACACCATCGGCCGCATCATCAAAGGCGAGCGCAAAGTCGTTTACGCGTAGGGAAGATGCGCTCGCGCGACAATCTCCCATTCTTGTCATCCTGAGCGAGGCGCCCGGTTGATTTTCCCGACCCGCGCTTGTCGGGTGCCCCACCCTCTAGCCCCGCAGGGGCGTAAGGGTGGGATCAGATGGGCTTCCCCTGACCAACTCACTTCCCCGTGACGTCCACACTTGTCGGGTGCCCCACCCAATGAAAGAATGAGCTCAGATGAAGCATCTGGGCATCCTTCTCTCCGGACGCGGCTCCAACTTCGCGGCTATCGCGCGCTCTTGCCAGGAAGGGCGCATTCCCGCCCGCATCGCACTCGTGATCTCCAACCGCGCCGAGGCGCCGGGAGTCGAGCATGCCCGTCAATTGGGATTAAATGCCCTGGTGATTCCTTCCAAGGGCAAACAACGCGAAGAACACGATGCCGAGGTCGTAGCCGCGCTCAAGGACGCCCAGGTTGACCTGGTCTGCCTGGCCGGCTACATGCGTCTGCTCTCGCCGCTGTTCATCCGAGCCTTTCCGCAGCGAATCTTGAACATCCATCCTTCCTTGCTGCCGGCATTTCCCGGACTCGATGCCCAGAAGCAGGCCTTCGAGCACGGCGTGAAGATCTCGGGGTGCACTGTGCATTTTGTCGACGAGTTTCTCGATCACGGCGCCATCATCGTGCAGCATGCCGTCCCCGTTCTCGAAAACGACGACGAACACACTCTGGCAGCACGCATCCTCGAGCAGGAACACCTCTCCTACACCGAGGCGATCAACATCGTCCTGTCAGGAAATTACGAGGTAGTGGGCCGCCGGGTGGTCGTGACGACCGGAGCAGGTGTCTAGACGGGCTGGAGGGGCGGTAAAGCGGCTCCACTCTCATGTGCAGCACTTTGCACACATCAGCGCTGATGTACTGAAATTTCTAGACTTATAGTGGCACCCAACGTGCTCCTGCGAGTGAAGAGGTTTCTCAGTCTTGGGCTAAGAGGGTCAAATGAAAAAGCTATTGGCAGTATGCCTGTTGATGTTGCTGGCAGGGGCGCTGGGTCCAAGCGCTCTAGCGAATCTGATCGGAACGACACCGGCAAACCCTGGTGATACGGTCTTTCCAGGAGATGCGACCGGTGATGTTCCCGGAACGCTGCTGGCCAGCCTGTCCGCTCCGTTTGTCTCCTCACTCGGCACCGATTCCGGAACTGTAGTTTCGGCCGTTTACCAGGAGTCGGGTGGAACTCTGGATTTCTATTACCAGGTCACGAATAACGTGACTGCTCCCAATTGCGGCTTGCCTGGGCAACAGCCCTGCGATCCTCTGGCACGTGTGACGGCCACGAATTTCTTTGGGTTTACGACTGCGTTGGGCTTTCGTAGCGATGGCGGAACCCTTGGAGGAGCATCACCATTTGTTGATGGTGTCGTTACTCCATTCACTGGTGATCGCAACAGCGTTGGAGACGTGGTTGGATTCAGTTTCACCCCACCAGATTCCTCTAAGATTCAGCCGGGAGAAACTTCTCTTGTGCTGGTCATCAGCACCAATGCCACGAATTTCAAGCCGGGTAATGTCTCTGTGATTGATGGCGGAGTGACGACCGTCGCCTCATTCGAACCGGCAGCCCCAGTTCCAGAACCCACCAGCCTGGCCCTGCTGGGGAGCGGCCTCGTCGGAGCGTTCGGCGCGATTCGCAAAAAGCTGCGCAAGTAAGCAGTTAAAACAAGACTCAGGTAAAGCCGCTCTTTCGGAGCGGCTTCTTTTTTGCCGCATTGCCTCTTCTGCTTGATAGAAACTGGCAGCCATACTGGCAAACGTAAAGACCGCTGCTAGTCGTGTGAAATCGCCATCTCTAACAATGTCGGCGGTGTCAAGTTCTCTTCGAGCACACTGCTGCCTGCACTCTTAGAAGAGCGCCATTTCGCTCTCGTGGATGGTTTGCGCTTTTCCAACCTCAGGCTCGCCGATAATCGTGGCGGTCAGGAACTCAGTCCGACCCAACCATCTCTTCGATCACAACCTCGATCATGATTACTTGTGCGAACTCCCCTTTCCGGGGAGCGGGATACCCAATCATTACGTCGGTGATTTACTCGACACCATAGCGATTTCCGGGCTCTCCCGCGTGCGAACCGAGCTTGTGCATCTGGCCGTAGTCGCAGCCCTGGCGCCACATCCAGTACAGATGTACCGCCAGCTTCCGCGCCATCGCTACTTTGGCGATCTTCCGTCCGCGCCGCATGGCGAGATGGAAAAACTTGCTGCGCCACTGCGGTTGGCTGCGCACCGTGACCTGCGCCGCTTCCACCAGCAGATAGCGAAGCAGTGCATTGCCTTGCTTGCTGATATGCCCCAGGCGGCGCCGATCGCCGCTGGACTCCTCCGAGGGAACCAGCCCGACATAGCTGGCGATCTGCTTCCCGCCGTGAAAGCGTTCCGGATTTCCGATCACCAACTCGAAGGCTAGTGCCGTCAGTGGACCGACTCCAGGATGGGTCATCAGCCGCCGCGTCACCGGACGCTTCTCCACTTCCTCTTCCAGTGCTTGTGTCAACTCCTGGATCTTCGGCCTGAGTTGGTCGAACAAGTCGAGCAGGTCTTGCCGCCGTCGGCTGGCCCAGGGAGCCAGTACCAACGATTCCAGTTCGTTGCGACCGGCTGGCCGCCACAGTGCCTTCTTACGCCGCAGGCCTTCGTTAAGCGCTACCACATGCAGCTGATTCATCACCCGGGTGCGCATCTGCACCAGTCGGTGTCGATGCCACAGCAGTTGTCGCAGATCACGATTCTCTGCATCTGCGACCCAGATCCGCGGGAAGCGGTCTTCCACCATCAGTCTCAGCAACAGCTGTGCGTCCTGCCGATCGGTTTTCTGCTTGCGCACCCGTTTGCTGCGAACTTCCGCTGCGTCCCCGATCCACAACTCGAACTGCAACTCGCGCAGCAAACGCTCAAACCAGCCTGCGTGCCCGCTAGCTTCCATGCCCACCCGCACACGCAAACTTCGCTCTTTAAGCGTGCCGTAAAACTGCTCGGCTTCTTCCCGGTGGGTTAGCCGCCGTTCGGCGATCTCCCCTGTCTCGCTGTCTACATAGGCAATTTGCTGGAAGCCCGGATGATAGTCACAACCTATAATCAGCATGTTCGGCTCCTTTCCTCCGAGCCCTTTGGTTGGTTTGCCCCGCCAAAGTCTACTCGGGCCTGGGAGCCGACATTGTTATGGAATCATTACACTCATAATCCGGATCGGCAGCGCTTTCGCCTGTTTTCAACACTTAACGTTCTCGAAATGAAAACAGCCGCCCGAAGGCGGCTGCTTTAGAACGTACAACCCGCTCTACAGTTTCAGCTTGCGGCGAATCATCCCCGCTACCCCAAGCAAGCCGCTGCCCAGCAGAAGCATGCTGGAGGGTTCGGGAACAGGTGGCGTTGTAGTCGAAGATACCGTAATCGTCGCGGAATACGTATTGGTCACCGAGCCCGGACCGCCCGGAGCAAACGCCGCTAATACCGTCTGGAAGGGAAGCGTGAACTGCGAAGTGAAGACTCCGTTCCAAGTCTCGGTACCATCTGCCGAAACTCCCTGAAATACCCATGTCGCGGAGGAGCCTGGTGCATTCGGTGGTGGTGTGTTTAGGAAACTGAAGGGCGAGGCAGCACCCGGCAAGCTCGGGGTACAAGTCTGTCCGACAGCGGGCGGACTGGCGGCGCATCCTGCAGGGTCGTAGATCCCGGGGAAGATAAAGCTGATGAGCAGAGGCGACAAAGCAGGAGCAGCGTCGAAGCTGATAAAGGGCCGCGTCGGGAACGCCACTCCTACGGGCTCTGTGGCACGGTTCAGGTCATCGATTGTTACGGTTGTGCCTCCCAGTGCCGAGTAGATTCCCGTCGGGCCAGGTCCTACGGTGGCTTTGTCTGGGGGGAACGGCGACAGGTCGCTTGTCCAGGTGATGGTATTTTGCGTGAAGGTTACGGTTCCAGCGATGTTGAACGTGCCCACTGTGGTAGCAAGAGCAGGCAGCGCTGTCACTAAAGCCAGCCCAATTACGATCAGCAAAGCCGATCGACGTCGCCTTTCGAAAACACTCATAACTTCCTCTCCGATGCTCCGGTCGTGTACGTCTAGGCTCCAGCATGTTGGAGCCCAGCTAGGTTGGTTTTCTTGAACCCGACTTCCCAGGAGAGCTTACTAGGGATAGGGTCCTAGTGAGGCTTGGTTCTATTTCTTGTCTTGGGCAATCGGCGATCCAAACCATCCACAGCATTGCATTTTTATAATCAATGGATTAGGGACACGTTAAGTTATGTTTCTGCAGAAAGATGCAAA
Proteins encoded:
- the purM gene encoding phosphoribosylformylglycinamidine cyclo-ligase, translated to MPQDAASPDREITYADAGVDIERANRTKQRIRYLAHRTFNKSVLSDIGGFGGLFAVDKKKYRDPVLVSSVDGVGTKLKVAFEMNLHHTIGADLVNHCVNDIAVQGAAPLFFMDYFATGRLDPDIAEKVVSGIADACKHNGCALIGGETAEMPGFYANREYDLAGFIVGVVERDKIINGKSVQVGDVLVGLPSNGLHTNGYSLARRLLFGEARYSTETYVNELKGKVGGELMKTHKSYWPVVKRIVEAEAVSAMAHITGGGITENLPRVLPKGTAAVIQMGSWAVPPVFTHMQKLGNLSQGEMMRTFNMGIGMILVVPTKKFKKVQTILERAGEKGYTIGRIIKGERKVVYA
- the purN gene encoding phosphoribosylglycinamide formyltransferase; amino-acid sequence: MKHLGILLSGRGSNFAAIARSCQEGRIPARIALVISNRAEAPGVEHARQLGLNALVIPSKGKQREEHDAEVVAALKDAQVDLVCLAGYMRLLSPLFIRAFPQRILNIHPSLLPAFPGLDAQKQAFEHGVKISGCTVHFVDEFLDHGAIIVQHAVPVLENDDEHTLAARILEQEHLSYTEAINIVLSGNYEVVGRRVVVTTGAGV
- a CDS encoding PEP-CTERM sorting domain-containing protein: MKKLLAVCLLMLLAGALGPSALANLIGTTPANPGDTVFPGDATGDVPGTLLASLSAPFVSSLGTDSGTVVSAVYQESGGTLDFYYQVTNNVTAPNCGLPGQQPCDPLARVTATNFFGFTTALGFRSDGGTLGGASPFVDGVVTPFTGDRNSVGDVVGFSFTPPDSSKIQPGETSLVLVISTNATNFKPGNVSVIDGGVTTVASFEPAAPVPEPTSLALLGSGLVGAFGAIRKKLRK
- a CDS encoding IS110 family transposase; protein product: MLIIGCDYHPGFQQIAYVDSETGEIAERRLTHREEAEQFYGTLKERSLRVRVGMEASGHAGWFERLLRELQFELWIGDAAEVRSKRVRKQKTDRQDAQLLLRLMVEDRFPRIWVADAENRDLRQLLWHRHRLVQMRTRVMNQLHVVALNEGLRRKKALWRPAGRNELESLVLAPWASRRRQDLLDLFDQLRPKIQELTQALEEEVEKRPVTRRLMTHPGVGPLTALAFELVIGNPERFHGGKQIASYVGLVPSEESSGDRRRLGHISKQGNALLRYLLVEAAQVTVRSQPQWRSKFFHLAMRRGRKIAKVAMARKLAVHLYWMWRQGCDYGQMHKLGSHAGEPGNRYGVE
- a CDS encoding PEP-CTERM sorting domain-containing protein — its product is MSVFERRRRSALLIVIGLALVTALPALATTVGTFNIAGTVTFTQNTITWTSDLSPFPPDKATVGPGPTGIYSALGGTTVTIDDLNRATEPVGVAFPTRPFISFDAAPALSPLLISFIFPGIYDPAGCAASPPAVGQTCTPSLPGAASPFSFLNTPPPNAPGSSATWVFQGVSADGTETWNGVFTSQFTLPFQTVLAAFAPGGPGSVTNTYSATITVSSTTTPPVPEPSSMLLLGSGLLGVAGMIRRKLKL